The following are encoded together in the uncultured Sphaerochaeta sp. genome:
- a CDS encoding ABC transporter ATP-binding protein: MELTQKKITNLRVEHITKRFPGVLASDDITLEISEGQILALVGENGAGKTTLMNILMGLYQPDEGRILINGEEVHFRSPNDAFAAGLGMVHQQYMLVANMTVLENIALGFKAAWSPHKLDLEMVRERINEVAKKYGLIVDPDAYIWQLSVGEQQRVELVKTLCLGARFLILDEPTSALTPQETDELIALLKNMSSELSIIFISHKLQEVKDLSDKITILRHGAVVFEGNTHEHSPSDIAALMTGHEVDLPLNDEPACEGVPVLDIRNLNVKSDRGFLALQDLNLTICSGEIVGLAGVSGNGQRELAEAINGLRKVESGEIQFYGENIANKSPHHIIEAGMGYIPEERNTEGIVPSFSMKENLILKDSEHDEFSNHAFLKNKAIDKNAEDLRVKFDIRSPNIAVAAGSLSGGNIQKVILAREISRRPKFLIAVYPIRGLDLGAAEFIHKQLLEIRREGVGILLISEELDEILDLSDRVAVIFKGQIQKVLERKDANRRSLGILMAGVKDDQTV; encoded by the coding sequence ATGGAACTCACACAGAAGAAAATAACCAACCTGCGGGTGGAACACATCACCAAGCGCTTCCCTGGAGTCTTGGCTAGTGATGACATCACCTTGGAGATATCCGAGGGACAGATCCTGGCACTGGTTGGAGAGAACGGAGCAGGCAAGACGACCTTGATGAATATTCTCATGGGTCTCTACCAGCCGGATGAAGGGCGCATACTCATAAACGGTGAAGAAGTGCATTTCCGCTCCCCGAATGATGCCTTTGCAGCAGGGCTTGGCATGGTACACCAGCAGTATATGCTGGTTGCAAACATGACCGTACTGGAGAACATTGCCCTTGGATTCAAGGCAGCATGGTCACCACACAAGTTGGACCTTGAAATGGTACGTGAGCGAATCAATGAAGTAGCAAAAAAATACGGGCTCATAGTCGATCCCGATGCGTATATCTGGCAACTCTCTGTTGGAGAACAACAGCGGGTAGAACTGGTAAAGACACTCTGCCTGGGTGCACGGTTCCTGATCCTGGATGAGCCAACCAGTGCACTTACCCCGCAGGAGACTGATGAGTTGATCGCTCTGCTCAAGAATATGAGCAGTGAACTCTCCATCATCTTCATCAGCCACAAGCTGCAGGAAGTAAAAGACCTTTCGGACAAGATCACTATTCTCCGTCATGGCGCGGTTGTCTTTGAGGGAAATACCCATGAACACTCCCCTTCCGACATCGCTGCCTTGATGACCGGGCATGAGGTCGACCTCCCCCTGAACGACGAGCCCGCATGTGAGGGGGTACCCGTTCTGGATATCAGGAACCTGAATGTGAAGAGTGACCGTGGGTTTCTGGCACTTCAGGACCTGAACCTAACTATCTGCTCCGGTGAGATTGTCGGCCTTGCCGGTGTATCAGGAAATGGCCAGAGGGAGTTGGCCGAAGCCATTAATGGACTGAGAAAAGTTGAAAGTGGAGAAATCCAGTTCTACGGTGAGAATATTGCAAACAAGAGCCCTCACCACATCATAGAAGCTGGCATGGGGTATATCCCTGAGGAACGCAATACAGAAGGCATTGTCCCTTCCTTTTCGATGAAGGAGAACCTAATTCTCAAGGACTCCGAGCATGATGAGTTCAGCAACCACGCCTTTCTAAAGAACAAGGCGATCGATAAAAATGCTGAGGACCTGCGTGTGAAGTTTGATATCCGCAGCCCAAATATCGCTGTAGCTGCGGGTTCCCTCTCTGGAGGAAATATCCAGAAGGTCATCCTCGCCAGAGAGATTTCCAGAAGACCAAAATTCCTTATTGCGGTCTACCCCATCAGAGGTCTGGACCTCGGAGCAGCAGAGTTCATCCATAAGCAACTCTTGGAGATCAGACGTGAAGGAGTCGGCATCCTCCTCATCAGTGAGGAACTGGATGAGATTCTCGACCTTTCAGACCGTGTGGCGGTAATCTTCAAGGGACAGATCCAGAAGGTGCTTGAGAGGAAAGACGCCAATCGAAGGAGTCTCGGTATTTTGATGGCAGGAGTGAAAGATGACCAAACAGTTTAG
- a CDS encoding ABC transporter permease — MTKQFRILYKVTIIILAILAAMLIGSVILLTIGADVFKTYMVILFEPLKTTLQFTEVLIRAIPLTIIALGISVAYRSGIINIGGEGQMAMGILGTTAVALAFPELPKPILLPMAVLAGAMAGGVWGFIPGILKAKLQVSELLSTVMLNYIAAQFYTFMLRGPFLDPAELTMGSGTPQSMRLSRGIWLDRFLKGTRLHTGIFFALLLALLIFFLLWKTNYGYKMRAAGASARAAKYGGISVTWYLVIAMVISGAFAGMAGAIEIAGVHRRAIEGITGGYGFSGIVVALFGGLHPAGIIPASFFFGLLIVGADMTQRMVGVPANMVNVLQGVIILVIVATKMILADPYLMERIWRKYQGIGKKHVEVEA; from the coding sequence ATGACCAAACAGTTTAGGATACTCTACAAGGTTACCATCATCATTCTGGCCATTCTGGCTGCAATGTTGATCGGTTCGGTAATTCTATTGACCATCGGTGCTGATGTCTTCAAGACCTATATGGTTATTCTCTTTGAACCATTGAAGACAACCCTTCAGTTCACTGAGGTTCTGATCAGGGCAATACCTCTCACGATAATTGCACTTGGCATATCCGTTGCCTACAGAAGTGGCATCATCAACATCGGTGGAGAGGGGCAGATGGCAATGGGAATTCTTGGTACCACCGCTGTGGCACTCGCATTCCCTGAACTCCCAAAGCCCATCCTGCTTCCAATGGCGGTTTTGGCTGGAGCAATGGCAGGAGGAGTCTGGGGCTTCATCCCAGGTATTTTGAAGGCAAAACTGCAGGTCAGTGAACTGCTCTCAACTGTGATGCTCAACTATATTGCGGCCCAGTTCTACACCTTCATGCTTCGTGGACCATTCCTCGATCCAGCAGAGCTAACGATGGGGAGCGGAACTCCACAGTCCATGAGACTTTCCAGGGGGATCTGGCTCGATCGGTTCCTCAAGGGAACCCGATTACATACCGGCATCTTCTTCGCTCTATTACTTGCATTGCTCATCTTCTTCCTCCTCTGGAAAACCAACTATGGGTATAAGATGCGAGCAGCTGGAGCAAGTGCCCGGGCGGCCAAGTACGGCGGTATAAGTGTTACCTGGTATCTGGTCATCGCTATGGTAATCAGTGGAGCATTTGCCGGTATGGCTGGAGCCATTGAGATTGCAGGCGTACACCGACGAGCAATTGAAGGTATTACCGGAGGGTACGGCTTCAGTGGAATCGTTGTTGCACTCTTTGGAGGATTGCATCCGGCTGGCATTATACCGGCATCATTTTTCTTTGGGCTCCTGATCGTTGGAGCTGACATGACCCAACGTATGGTTGGGGTACCGGCCAATATGGTCAATGTACTGCAGGGTGTCATCATCCTGGTCATCGTTGCTACCAAGATGATCCTCGCCGACCCCTACCTGATGGAACGGATCTGGCGAAAATACCAAGGTATAGGCAAGAAACATGTGGAGGTGGAAGCATGA
- a CDS encoding ABC transporter permease, whose amino-acid sequence MNFIVNILSLGIPFSVALLIASLGEMFNQRAGVFNLGCEGIMAMGAFLGMLVPYSIGQGGPTSGMYNVLGLGLAMVVGALFGIFFAFVVVTFRAPQGIAGIGLQMFGVGTAGTLFRHFIGGTQSVPGIGNLPIPGLSKIPVLGPIFFSHNVLVYLAFLFVPLAWYILFKTPWGLRVRAVGTNPRAADSIGIQVNRVRYQALAVGGALAGLAGAYLSLAQVKMFSDEIIAGRGFIAVALVYFGHWHPVKIMGGALLFSLAQALQLAIQGQGINFPYEFAVMLPYVMVIIVLAFSRESQLLGPTSLGQPFNREKRI is encoded by the coding sequence ATGAACTTTATCGTAAATATCCTCAGTCTGGGCATCCCCTTCTCAGTCGCCCTTCTTATCGCCAGCCTTGGAGAGATGTTCAACCAGAGAGCAGGTGTATTCAACCTTGGCTGTGAAGGTATTATGGCAATGGGAGCATTCCTAGGAATGCTTGTCCCCTATTCTATTGGACAGGGTGGGCCCACCTCTGGCATGTACAATGTCCTTGGCCTTGGGCTTGCCATGGTTGTTGGAGCATTGTTTGGCATATTCTTCGCTTTCGTTGTAGTCACATTCCGTGCACCACAAGGTATTGCTGGTATCGGACTGCAGATGTTTGGGGTTGGAACAGCAGGTACTCTGTTTCGCCACTTCATCGGTGGGACCCAGTCAGTTCCTGGCATTGGGAATCTTCCCATTCCAGGGCTCTCAAAGATCCCTGTGCTTGGTCCAATTTTCTTCAGCCATAATGTATTGGTTTACCTCGCTTTCCTCTTTGTTCCTCTTGCATGGTACATCCTGTTCAAAACACCATGGGGACTCAGGGTACGTGCGGTTGGCACAAACCCACGTGCCGCTGATTCAATCGGTATCCAGGTCAACAGGGTTCGTTATCAGGCACTTGCTGTGGGAGGTGCACTGGCTGGCTTGGCAGGTGCATACCTCTCTCTAGCCCAGGTGAAAATGTTCAGTGATGAGATCATCGCAGGACGGGGGTTCATCGCAGTTGCCTTGGTTTACTTCGGACACTGGCATCCGGTGAAGATCATGGGCGGGGCTCTACTGTTCAGCCTGGCACAAGCCTTGCAGCTGGCCATCCAGGGCCAGGGTATCAACTTCCCCTACGAGTTTGCGGTCATGTTGCCCTATGTGATGGTCATCATTGTCCTTGCATTCAGCAGAGAAAGCCAGTTGCTTGGTCCTACATCGCTTGGACAACCATTCAATAGAGAGAAGCGTATTTAG
- the xdh gene encoding selenium-dependent xanthine dehydrogenase, with translation MESTAMYAFSVNGNQITYNGEDKKLLRFLREDLNLTGTKDGCSEGICGTCTVLVDGKKMKACTIPLSRLEGRVVTTIEGLSSREAEVYGYCFAEAGAVQCGYCTPGMIISAKSLLDTNLSPTREEVTKAIRGNICRCTGYKKIEEAILLCADFFRENRSVPTTEEEPKLDKRFRRVDAEPKALGKGMYADDIRIPGMLYAKAVRSAFPRAKVLSIDDTKVTSHPDFVRIITSEEVPHNIIGHIKQDWPVLIPVGEITRYTGDALCLVVGKSPETLEELANLVEVSYEVLPPVLDIYKALEEDSPKVHEDGNLLSLEHIQRGDVEKAFKESAHVITRTYKTPYTEHAFMEPECAVGLPEGEDGVLVHTSGQSIYDEQHEICTMLQLPTEKVHCHSMLVGGGFGGKEDMSVQHHAALAAWILKAPVKVKLSRQESLQVHPKRHPMDIEITTSCDDEGHLTGVKAIILANTGAYASLGGPVLQRACTHASGPYNFQNFEVIGKAIYTNMVPSGAFRGFGVTQSCFAVESNINLLADELGIDYYEIRRINALKPGDIMPNGQIAGEDTGVIECLEAVKDAYYSSPRAGIALAFKNSGLGVGFPDTGRCILSVEQGKVHIRTSAACMGQGVATVCTQMLGETCSLKANQIVVEDPDTIRTPDSGTSTASRQSVFTGEAVRRAALKLKDDLQESSLEELEGKEYFGEYTSITDPITSKKKNPVSHVAYSYSAQVVILDEEGKMEKVVAACDVGQIINHQALTGQIEGGVTMGLGYGLTEDFPIEEGYLKVRYGTLGLLRSTDVPPLEVKLVEGPGKHPVAYGVKGVGELTTIPTAPACQNAYYRYDGNFRTTLPLEDTPYRKKKH, from the coding sequence ATGGAGAGCACAGCTATGTATGCATTCAGCGTAAATGGAAATCAGATCACCTACAACGGAGAAGACAAGAAACTCCTACGATTCCTCCGTGAAGACTTGAATTTGACCGGTACCAAAGACGGCTGCAGTGAAGGTATTTGTGGTACCTGTACCGTCTTGGTGGACGGAAAGAAAATGAAGGCTTGCACGATTCCCCTCTCAAGGCTTGAAGGGAGGGTTGTTACTACCATTGAAGGCCTCTCTTCTCGGGAAGCAGAGGTCTATGGCTACTGCTTTGCCGAAGCTGGAGCTGTGCAGTGCGGATACTGTACCCCCGGTATGATCATCAGCGCAAAAAGCCTGCTCGATACAAATCTTTCCCCTACCCGTGAAGAAGTGACGAAAGCGATCAGGGGAAATATCTGTCGCTGTACTGGCTATAAGAAGATAGAGGAAGCTATCCTATTGTGCGCGGACTTCTTCCGCGAGAACCGTTCTGTCCCAACTACGGAGGAAGAGCCAAAACTCGATAAACGTTTCCGCCGTGTGGATGCTGAGCCCAAGGCATTGGGGAAAGGGATGTATGCTGATGACATCAGAATACCCGGCATGCTGTATGCAAAGGCTGTCCGGTCTGCGTTTCCTCGGGCAAAGGTCCTTTCCATCGATGATACAAAGGTAACTTCGCATCCTGATTTTGTCCGTATCATCACCAGTGAGGAGGTCCCTCACAACATCATCGGACACATCAAACAAGACTGGCCTGTACTCATTCCTGTTGGGGAGATTACCCGATACACCGGGGATGCTCTCTGCCTTGTCGTTGGAAAGAGCCCTGAAACCTTAGAAGAACTCGCAAACCTTGTAGAGGTTTCCTATGAAGTGCTCCCCCCAGTACTCGATATCTATAAGGCACTCGAGGAGGACTCCCCAAAGGTGCATGAGGATGGGAACCTACTCTCACTGGAGCACATCCAACGAGGGGATGTGGAAAAAGCTTTCAAAGAGAGCGCACACGTAATTACCCGAACCTACAAGACCCCGTACACAGAACATGCATTCATGGAGCCAGAGTGTGCCGTGGGCTTACCTGAAGGTGAAGATGGTGTTCTTGTTCATACCTCCGGCCAATCCATATATGATGAACAGCATGAAATCTGTACGATGCTTCAGCTGCCAACCGAGAAAGTACATTGTCACAGCATGCTTGTCGGTGGCGGGTTCGGAGGCAAGGAGGATATGAGTGTCCAGCACCATGCAGCGCTTGCTGCTTGGATACTCAAAGCACCAGTTAAGGTGAAACTTTCCCGTCAGGAGAGCCTACAAGTCCATCCAAAGCGTCATCCAATGGATATTGAGATTACTACAAGTTGTGATGATGAAGGCCACCTTACCGGTGTTAAGGCAATCATTTTGGCCAATACTGGAGCCTACGCCTCCCTTGGAGGCCCAGTGCTCCAAAGAGCATGCACGCATGCCTCTGGTCCATACAACTTCCAGAACTTTGAGGTTATCGGCAAGGCAATCTATACGAATATGGTCCCCTCCGGTGCCTTCAGGGGATTTGGGGTTACCCAGAGCTGCTTTGCTGTGGAGTCAAATATCAACCTCCTTGCAGATGAATTGGGTATAGATTATTACGAGATTCGGAGAATCAATGCACTTAAACCGGGGGACATCATGCCCAATGGACAGATTGCTGGAGAGGACACCGGTGTCATTGAATGCTTGGAGGCTGTAAAGGATGCCTATTATTCCTCCCCTAGAGCTGGGATTGCCCTTGCATTCAAGAATAGTGGTCTTGGTGTCGGCTTCCCTGATACTGGCCGTTGTATTCTCTCGGTTGAGCAAGGGAAGGTGCATATCAGGACAAGTGCTGCATGCATGGGACAGGGAGTTGCCACGGTCTGTACCCAGATGCTTGGAGAGACCTGTTCCCTAAAAGCGAACCAGATTGTGGTAGAGGACCCCGATACCATCAGAACTCCTGACTCGGGCACCAGCACAGCAAGTCGCCAGTCGGTCTTCACTGGAGAGGCTGTGAGAAGAGCAGCCTTAAAACTGAAGGACGATTTACAGGAATCATCCCTCGAGGAGCTGGAAGGCAAGGAGTACTTCGGAGAGTACACGTCCATCACCGACCCAATTACCAGTAAAAAGAAGAATCCGGTAAGCCATGTAGCATACAGCTATTCAGCTCAGGTTGTTATCCTTGATGAAGAAGGAAAGATGGAAAAGGTTGTGGCTGCTTGTGATGTTGGGCAGATCATTAACCACCAGGCTCTCACCGGCCAGATAGAAGGCGGGGTGACCATGGGGCTCGGTTATGGGCTGACAGAAGACTTCCCGATTGAGGAAGGATACCTGAAGGTTCGCTACGGTACCTTGGGACTGCTTCGCAGCACCGACGTACCTCCCTTGGAGGTGAAGTTGGTGGAAGGACCAGGCAAGCACCCTGTAGCCTATGGGGTAAAGGGAGTTGGCGAACTAACCACCATTCCCACTGCTCCTGCATGTCAGAATGCATATTATCGCTATGATGGAAACTTCCGAACAACCCTCCCCTTGGAGGATACACCCTACCGCAAGAAGAAACACTAA